A single Larimichthys crocea isolate SSNF chromosome VIII, L_crocea_2.0, whole genome shotgun sequence DNA region contains:
- the LOC104938638 gene encoding uncharacterized protein LOC104938638, giving the protein MASLRSLILAVLLALLCSFHTPLAPTAKAQDLPFRSEQGLVADDDDDDDDDDDDDDDDDDDDDDDDDDDDDDDDDDDDDDDDDDDDDDDDDDDDDDDDDDDDDDDDDDDDDDDDDDDDDDDDDDDDDDDDDDDDDDDDDDDDDDDDDDDDDDDDDDDDDDDDDDDDDDDDDDDDDDDDDDDDDDDDDDDDDDDDDDDDDDDDDDDDDDDDDDDDDDDDDDDDDDDDDDDDDDDDDDDDDDDDDDDDDDDDDDDDDDDDDDDDDDDDDGAYHTGSVCSYCEFCEHCDSCDKCPCEEGDKAEHCDDCKMCSFCHVCPVCQNLCQPGGFLDEVTGSIYKTVADVFDDDDDDDN; this is encoded by the exons ATGGCATCGTTGAGAAGTTTGATTCTTGCTGTCCTGCTGGCGCTGCTCTGCTCCTTCCATACCCCGTTGGCTCCCACAGCCAAGGCCCAGGATCTGCCATTCCGCTCTGAGCAAGGTCTGgtagctgatgatgatgatgatgatgatgatgacgatgatgatgacgacgacgacgacgacgacgatgacgatgacgatgacgatgacgatgatgacgatgacgatgacgatgatgatgatgatgatgatgacgacgacgatgacgacgatgatgatgatgatgacgacgatgatgatgatgacgacgatgatgatgacgacgacgatgatgatgacgacgatgatgatgatgacgacgacgatgatgacgatgatgatgatgatgacgacgatgatgatgatgacgacgatgatgatgacgacgacgatgatgatgacgacgacgatgatgacgacgacgacgacgacgatgacgacgatgatgatgacgacgatgatgacgatgatgacgacgacgatgatgatgacgacgatgatgacgacgatgatgatgatgatgacgatgatgatgacgatgatgatgatgatgacgatgatgacgacgatgatgatgatgacgacgatgatgatgacgacgacgatgatgatgacgacgacgatgatgacgacgacgacgacgacgatgacgacgatgatgatgacgacgatgatgacgatgatgacgacgacgatgatgatgacgacgatgatgacgacgatgatgatgatgatgacgatgatgatgacgatgatgatgat gATGGTGCTTATCACACAGGCTCTGTGTGCTCATATTGTGAATTCTGTGAG CACTGTGACAGCTGTGACAAATGTCCATGTGAAGAGGGAGACAAGGCTGAACACTGTGATGACTGCAAG ATGTGCAGTTTCTGCCAtgtgtgtcctgtgtgccaAAATCTTTGCCAGCCTG GGGGGTTTCTAGATGAAGTGACTGGATCAATCTATAA GACTGTAGCTGATgtctttgatgatgatgatgacgacgacaacTAA